One Dictyoglomus thermophilum H-6-12 DNA window includes the following coding sequences:
- a CDS encoding aldo/keto reductase, with protein MKYRKMGKLDVTVSVLGFGAMRLPTLGTESQIDEPKAIEMIRYAIDHGVNYVDTAYGYHGGQSEIVVGKALKDGYRDKTYLATKLPVWLVNKKEDMDRLLNEQLKKLDTDHIDFYLLHALNKDSWQKIYNLGAIEWGEKMKEKGLIRYFGFSFHDDLETFKKIIDAHDWDFCQIQYNYMDIDYQAGREGLEYAGKKGIGVVVMEPLRGGRLARPPKDVMELIEKYPIKRSPVEWALLWVWNHKEVSLALSGMSTLEQVKENLEIADKAEVNILSKEDLELIEKLRLAFLGRKAIDCTQCRYCMPCPYGVDIPRNFYIYNEGIRYDDWGAPRWEYNYAMKPEERAENCKKCGECETKCPQGLAIRDLLEMVHNTLSR; from the coding sequence ATGAAGTACAGAAAAATGGGAAAACTTGACGTAACCGTTTCCGTACTTGGATTTGGTGCAATGAGACTTCCCACATTAGGAACAGAGTCCCAAATTGATGAGCCTAAAGCCATTGAAATGATAAGATATGCTATTGATCATGGAGTAAACTATGTAGATACAGCTTATGGTTATCATGGGGGACAAAGCGAGATTGTAGTTGGAAAGGCATTAAAAGATGGCTACAGAGATAAAACTTACCTGGCCACAAAACTTCCTGTATGGCTTGTAAACAAAAAAGAAGATATGGATAGGCTATTAAATGAACAACTCAAAAAACTAGATACTGATCATATAGATTTCTATCTCCTCCATGCTCTAAACAAAGATAGCTGGCAAAAGATATATAATCTTGGAGCCATCGAATGGGGAGAAAAGATGAAAGAAAAAGGCCTTATCAGATATTTTGGTTTTTCTTTCCATGATGACTTGGAAACCTTCAAAAAAATAATTGATGCCCATGACTGGGATTTCTGCCAGATCCAATATAACTACATGGATATAGATTACCAGGCAGGAAGAGAAGGCTTAGAATATGCAGGTAAAAAGGGAATAGGAGTCGTGGTGATGGAACCTTTAAGAGGAGGTAGACTTGCAAGGCCCCCAAAGGACGTAATGGAGCTTATAGAAAAATATCCTATAAAAAGATCTCCTGTAGAATGGGCCTTACTTTGGGTTTGGAATCACAAAGAAGTTTCCCTTGCACTTTCTGGAATGAGTACTTTAGAGCAAGTTAAGGAAAACTTAGAAATTGCAGATAAAGCAGAAGTAAATATCTTATCTAAAGAAGACCTTGAACTAATAGAAAAACTAAGACTTGCCTTCTTAGGAAGAAAGGCCATAGATTGTACTCAATGCAGGTATTGTATGCCTTGTCCCTATGGAGTAGATATACCAAGAAACTTTTATATTTACAACGAAGGTATAAGATATGACGACTGGGGTGCACCAAGATGGGAATATAATTATGCTATGAAGCCTGAAGAAAGAGCTGAAAATTGTAAGAAGTGTGGAGAATGCGAGACTAAATGTCCTCAAGGTCTTGCCATAAGAGACCTCTTAGAGATGGTCCACAACACCTTATCCCGTTAA
- a CDS encoding zinc-dependent alcohol dehydrogenase family protein, which yields MIAAVWRGGKISLEELPNPVIKKEDEVIIKVLASGICGTDLHVFSGKAYGKDGVIRGHEFSGRVVEIGKDVKGIKVGDLVAVDPNITCGHCYFCKRGEINLCENLVALGVDINGGFAEYCVVPYKQLYVFSEKISPIEGAMMEPVACALHGIERLNVGPGDTVLIVGGGALGLVLLQLAKLSGASKVFLVEKVEWKRKIAKDLGADIVIDPLKENVEEIVKENTYGRGADVGIEAVGKTETVKTVLGSVRRGGKVLIFGVSSPEDLLSISPYDIYFRELTIMGSFVNPFTNSRALSLIEEGKIDVKKIVSHRFSIEKIDEAIKVGLSGDALRVIINF from the coding sequence ATGATAGCTGCTGTTTGGAGAGGTGGAAAGATATCTTTAGAAGAATTACCTAATCCTGTTATTAAAAAAGAAGATGAAGTTATCATAAAAGTTCTTGCTTCAGGTATATGTGGTACTGATCTTCATGTGTTTTCTGGTAAAGCCTATGGTAAAGATGGGGTAATAAGAGGGCATGAGTTTTCAGGAAGGGTAGTGGAAATAGGAAAGGATGTAAAAGGAATAAAGGTAGGAGATTTGGTTGCTGTTGATCCCAATATAACATGCGGTCATTGTTACTTTTGTAAAAGGGGAGAAATAAATCTTTGTGAAAATCTTGTTGCTTTAGGCGTAGATATTAATGGGGGATTTGCAGAATATTGTGTGGTGCCATACAAGCAATTATATGTTTTTTCAGAAAAGATATCTCCAATAGAAGGAGCAATGATGGAGCCTGTGGCATGTGCTCTTCATGGTATTGAAAGGTTAAATGTCGGGCCAGGAGATACAGTGCTTATTGTGGGAGGAGGAGCTTTAGGTCTGGTATTGTTACAACTTGCTAAGCTTTCTGGAGCTTCTAAAGTTTTCTTAGTGGAAAAAGTGGAGTGGAAGAGAAAGATAGCAAAAGATCTTGGGGCTGATATTGTTATAGATCCTTTGAAAGAGAATGTGGAAGAGATTGTTAAAGAGAATACTTATGGAAGAGGAGCTGATGTGGGTATCGAAGCTGTAGGAAAGACGGAAACAGTAAAGACTGTTTTAGGTAGTGTAAGGAGAGGTGGAAAAGTTTTGATCTTTGGTGTATCTTCTCCTGAGGATTTACTTAGCATTTCTCCTTATGATATATATTTTAGGGAATTAACAATTATGGGATCTTTTGTAAATCCCTTTACTAATTCAAGAGCTTTATCTCTCATTGAGGAGGGAAAAATAGACGTAAAAAAGATTGTTTCTCATAGATTTTCTATAGAAAAGATAGATGAAGCCATTAAAGTAGGACTTTCAGGGGATGCCTTGAGGGTTATAATAAATTTCTGA
- a CDS encoding metallophosphoesterase, with the protein MRIFAVSDLHLDYLRIKKGLKVSEERELLKTLLNVVLDKNIDIFIFAGDISAKIWEVELFLEVFSSFSGVKVFVPGNHDIWKEGEITSDQKYYKILPKLCKEYGFAYLPFEPIKLNDLVIVGTMGWYDYSFGDSYYDKSDFDRGEYGGIKWREVYWGLARFCNNGKILSNEEVYNLIYDEFKHHLLKIEKGKDKIVVSHFIPFEEILFIKNFFSAYLGSKKFGEIILEHGINKVICGHEHRSGIFSVNGITIYKPTVGYAESTESLLSRYDQNSILIELSDNHRFCVI; encoded by the coding sequence ATGAGAATCTTCGCAGTTTCCGATCTTCATCTGGATTATTTGAGAATTAAAAAGGGACTTAAAGTTTCTGAAGAGAGAGAACTGCTAAAAACTCTTTTAAATGTTGTATTGGATAAAAATATTGACATCTTTATTTTTGCTGGAGATATTTCTGCCAAAATTTGGGAGGTAGAATTATTTTTAGAAGTGTTTAGTAGCTTCTCAGGAGTAAAGGTTTTTGTTCCGGGAAATCATGATATTTGGAAAGAAGGAGAAATTACCAGTGATCAAAAATATTACAAAATTCTTCCCAAACTCTGTAAAGAATATGGTTTTGCCTATTTGCCTTTTGAGCCTATTAAGCTTAATGATTTAGTAATTGTTGGCACTATGGGATGGTATGACTATTCTTTTGGAGATAGCTATTATGATAAAAGTGATTTTGATAGGGGAGAGTATGGGGGAATTAAATGGCGAGAGGTTTATTGGGGACTTGCAAGGTTTTGTAATAATGGAAAAATACTTAGTAACGAGGAAGTTTATAATTTAATATATGATGAATTTAAACATCATCTTTTAAAGATAGAAAAGGGCAAAGATAAAATTGTTGTAAGTCATTTTATACCTTTTGAGGAAATTTTATTTATCAAGAATTTCTTTTCTGCTTATCTTGGTAGTAAGAAGTTCGGAGAGATTATTTTGGAACATGGAATTAACAAAGTTATATGTGGACATGAACATAGAAGTGGCATTTTCAGTGTTAACGGCATAACCATATATAAGCCTACTGTAGGATATGCAGAATCTACAGAATCTTTACTTTCAAGATATGATCAAAATTCTATACTAATAGAATTATCAGACAATCACAGGTTTTGTGTGATATAA
- a CDS encoding ROK family transcriptional regulator → MKIGRPQLIDEVNKGQILKLLREEGPISRAEIARRLGLSRPTVSTHIKDLLKEGLVIEVGKGKSSKGRKGILLKYNARHGYFLAGDIEGSIMRFALSDLCGEILYEKVLSLNELRQKNMMKPENFINIMKEFLKENNVEEKNLKIIALGIAGIIEEGKLIFAPNLPEWNHAPLQNLVKEGFPGTQVILENDVNMGVMGEMWKGAGKGLKNIVYLNLSTGVGAGIVIDGKLYEGSNKFAGEVAYMVVDNHHENFPGVEYTPLGALEWVVSGARIIEKAKSFDSKYTLLERIFDDYDKVDEIKVLIDKVGEYLGKAIVNIVSVIDPEVIIVGGIVGKFLNILMRKIKPTIEYYLPIPVKIIPSALYPKTVVYGAIYKALELYHTKPVIV, encoded by the coding sequence ATGAAAATAGGAAGACCTCAATTAATAGATGAAGTTAACAAAGGACAGATTTTAAAGTTATTAAGAGAGGAGGGTCCTATATCAAGAGCGGAAATTGCAAGAAGATTAGGATTAAGCCGTCCTACGGTATCTACTCATATAAAAGATCTTTTAAAAGAAGGTCTTGTAATCGAAGTAGGAAAAGGAAAAAGTTCCAAAGGCAGAAAAGGAATTCTTTTAAAGTACAATGCAAGACATGGTTACTTTCTTGCAGGAGATATTGAGGGTTCTATTATGCGCTTTGCCTTATCAGATTTGTGTGGAGAGATACTATACGAAAAGGTATTATCTCTTAATGAATTAAGACAAAAAAACATGATGAAACCCGAAAATTTCATTAACATAATGAAGGAATTTCTAAAAGAAAACAATGTGGAAGAAAAAAATTTAAAGATAATTGCCTTAGGAATTGCAGGTATTATAGAAGAAGGAAAATTAATCTTTGCCCCTAACTTGCCTGAATGGAATCATGCTCCTCTTCAAAATTTGGTAAAAGAAGGCTTCCCAGGAACACAGGTGATTTTAGAGAATGATGTAAATATGGGTGTAATGGGAGAGATGTGGAAAGGAGCTGGAAAAGGGCTTAAAAATATTGTTTACTTAAACTTAAGTACTGGAGTTGGGGCAGGCATCGTTATAGATGGAAAACTTTATGAGGGGAGTAATAAATTTGCAGGAGAAGTTGCATATATGGTAGTAGATAATCATCACGAAAACTTCCCAGGAGTAGAATACACTCCTTTAGGTGCCTTAGAATGGGTTGTTTCAGGAGCAAGAATCATCGAAAAAGCAAAATCATTTGATTCCAAGTATACCCTTTTAGAGAGAATATTTGATGATTATGACAAAGTGGACGAGATAAAAGTTTTAATTGACAAGGTAGGAGAATATCTCGGAAAGGCTATAGTAAACATAGTAAGTGTAATTGATCCTGAAGTTATAATAGTAGGTGGCATAGTGGGTAAGTTTTTAAACATCCTTATGAGAAAAATAAAACCAACCATAGAATACTATCTTCCAATTCCTGTTAAAATCATACCTTCAGCCTTATATCCTAAAACAGTAGTTTATGGAGCTATATACAAAGCCTTAGAATTATATCACACAAAACCTGTGATTGTCTGA
- the mnmA gene encoding tRNA 2-thiouridine(34) synthase MnmA, with product MPIKVAVGMSGGVDSSTTAYLLKKEGYEVIGLTMNIAYSDSIKDAEKIAKYLNIPHFYVDLRKEFEEQIIKYFIDSYKSGYTPNPCTFCNRIIKFGLLLKKAQELGAEYLATGHYVRKVWDEEKKVFLLKRAKDLKKDQSYFLAYLTQEQIEKSLFPLGDLTKNEVRKLAEEIGLFVSDKEESQDICFLPDRDYRKFLSRYLVEKKGKIITEDGVEVGYHDGVFSFTIGQRRGLRVALGKPVYVKKIIPEEGIVVVADREKIFSREVYAKNVNYPSGMPREKELEVKAMIRYNMEPQPALLKILSEKEIYLTFEEPQWAITPGQILVCYKDDYVLCGGVIEEKEN from the coding sequence ATGCCCATTAAGGTAGCTGTAGGAATGAGTGGTGGTGTTGATAGTTCTACTACTGCATACCTTCTTAAAAAAGAAGGGTATGAAGTTATTGGTTTGACCATGAATATTGCTTATTCTGATTCTATTAAGGATGCCGAGAAAATTGCAAAATATCTTAATATACCTCATTTTTATGTGGATCTTAGGAAAGAATTTGAAGAACAGATAATAAAATATTTTATAGATTCCTATAAGAGCGGTTATACCCCTAATCCTTGTACTTTTTGCAATAGGATAATAAAATTTGGACTTTTGCTTAAAAAAGCTCAAGAGTTGGGAGCAGAATATCTTGCAACGGGACACTACGTAAGGAAGGTTTGGGATGAGGAGAAGAAGGTATTTTTGTTGAAAAGAGCTAAAGATCTCAAAAAAGATCAGTCTTATTTTTTAGCCTATCTTACTCAGGAGCAGATTGAAAAATCGCTCTTTCCTTTAGGAGATTTAACGAAAAATGAAGTTAGGAAATTAGCCGAAGAGATAGGGCTTTTTGTTTCTGACAAGGAAGAAAGTCAGGACATCTGCTTTTTACCAGATAGAGATTATAGGAAATTTTTGAGTAGGTATCTTGTGGAAAAGAAGGGAAAAATTATTACAGAAGATGGTGTAGAAGTAGGTTATCATGATGGAGTTTTTTCTTTTACTATAGGGCAGAGAAGGGGATTGAGAGTGGCTTTGGGAAAACCAGTATATGTAAAAAAGATAATCCCAGAAGAAGGGATTGTGGTTGTAGCAGATAGAGAAAAGATTTTCTCAAGAGAGGTATATGCAAAGAATGTAAATTATCCTTCGGGAATGCCAAGAGAAAAGGAATTAGAAGTCAAGGCAATGATAAGGTATAATATGGAGCCTCAGCCTGCTCTTTTAAAGATTCTTTCTGAGAAAGAAATTTATTTAACTTTTGAAGAACCCCAGTGGGCTATAACTCCGGGTCAAATATTAGTCTGTTACAAAGATGATTACGTATTATGTGGTGGGGTAATTGAGGAGAAAGAAAATTGA
- a CDS encoding GNAT family N-acetyltransferase yields the protein MYYKKLIGKRCYLSPIDIEDCQKYTRWVNDMEVVIGLTIASNLYTEQKEREVLERLSKSDYNFAIVDLEREELIGNIGFVNLDLINKVGELGIFIGNKDYWGKGYGMEAIQLLLDFGFNMLNLHNVYLRVFSFNKPAINCYKKIGFKEVGRIREAKQIAGEI from the coding sequence ATGTATTATAAAAAACTTATAGGTAAAAGATGTTATTTGTCACCTATTGATATAGAAGATTGCCAGAAATATACAAGATGGGTAAATGATATGGAGGTAGTTATTGGACTTACTATAGCATCAAATTTATATACAGAGCAAAAGGAGAGAGAAGTTCTAGAAAGACTTTCAAAATCTGATTATAATTTTGCCATTGTGGATTTAGAAAGAGAGGAGTTAATTGGAAATATTGGTTTTGTTAATTTGGATTTAATAAATAAAGTGGGAGAGTTGGGGATATTTATTGGTAATAAAGATTATTGGGGAAAGGGATATGGGATGGAAGCAATACAACTTCTTTTGGACTTTGGGTTTAACATGTTAAATCTTCATAATGTATATCTTAGAGTATTTTCTTTCAATAAACCTGCAATAAATTGTTATAAGAAGATAGGATTTAAAGAAGTTGGTAGAATAAGGGAGGCAAAGCAAATAGCAGGAGAGATATGA
- the trpE gene encoding anthranilate synthase component I: MGFLKFFSREVVPIVEKVLSTKTYVPIIYDFPGDFETPSSLLFKVKDEDFLFLLESAEGGERIGRYSFISWKPKEVLTFENNVDFDILTYLSRRFPVINVKDGKNLPRFVGGLVGYFGYDLVRQWEKLPDLTYDPIGFPLAEFQLVDFLVVFDHLKRRISVIFLIPEEEREDPEIKERIEEKLSEIKNVFKKPVDNIYKANDIANTRIENLTSQEEYEENVRKAIEYIKAGEIFQVVYSQRFYTRYEADPYLLYRALRFVNPSPYMFFLKFKDRYLIGSSPEALVKVEAGKAEIRPIAGTRRRGKDEEEDMALEKELLGDEKERAEHTMLLDLARNDLGRVAKIGTVKCEDLMHVERYSHVMHLVSTVTCEVREDIHPFEVLRASFPAGTVSGAPKVRAMEIIEELEKYRRGPYAGGVGYFSFNGNLDTCITIRTYFLKGQDLFIQTGAGIVYDSIPEREYKECINKAKALFEAIKIVGDI, encoded by the coding sequence ATGGGCTTTTTGAAATTTTTCTCAAGGGAGGTGGTCCCAATTGTGGAAAAAGTTTTATCAACCAAAACATACGTACCGATAATTTATGATTTTCCAGGAGATTTTGAGACTCCGTCAAGTTTGTTATTTAAGGTAAAAGATGAAGATTTTTTGTTTCTTTTGGAAAGTGCGGAGGGGGGAGAGAGGATTGGTAGATACTCTTTTATAAGCTGGAAGCCTAAGGAAGTATTAACTTTTGAGAATAATGTAGATTTTGATATTTTAACTTATCTTTCTCGTAGATTTCCTGTAATAAATGTAAAAGATGGGAAGAATCTTCCGAGGTTTGTTGGAGGTTTGGTTGGATACTTTGGTTATGATTTAGTAAGGCAGTGGGAAAAACTTCCTGATTTAACCTATGATCCTATAGGTTTTCCTCTTGCGGAATTTCAACTTGTAGATTTTTTAGTAGTTTTTGACCATCTTAAGAGGAGAATAAGTGTAATTTTTCTCATACCTGAGGAAGAGAGAGAAGATCCTGAAATAAAAGAAAGGATAGAAGAAAAACTCTCTGAGATCAAGAATGTATTTAAGAAACCAGTGGATAATATCTATAAAGCAAATGACATAGCTAATACACGTATAGAAAATTTGACTTCACAGGAAGAATATGAAGAAAATGTTAGAAAAGCAATAGAGTATATTAAGGCGGGAGAGATATTTCAAGTAGTTTATTCTCAAAGGTTTTACACCAGGTATGAAGCTGACCCTTATCTTCTCTATAGGGCTTTAAGGTTTGTAAATCCTTCTCCATATATGTTCTTTTTAAAATTTAAGGACAGATATCTTATAGGCTCATCTCCTGAAGCTCTTGTGAAGGTGGAGGCTGGAAAAGCAGAGATAAGGCCGATTGCGGGAACCAGAAGAAGAGGTAAGGATGAAGAGGAAGATATGGCTCTTGAGAAGGAGCTTCTTGGGGATGAGAAGGAAAGAGCTGAGCATACTATGCTTCTTGATCTTGCAAGAAATGATCTTGGAAGGGTTGCAAAGATTGGGACTGTAAAATGTGAAGATTTGATGCATGTGGAGAGATATTCTCATGTAATGCATTTGGTAAGTACAGTTACTTGTGAGGTTAGGGAAGATATTCATCCTTTTGAAGTTTTAAGAGCTTCTTTTCCTGCAGGTACAGTTTCTGGGGCTCCCAAGGTTAGAGCTATGGAGATAATAGAAGAACTTGAAAAATACCGTAGGGGACCATACGCGGGAGGAGTTGGTTATTTCTCTTTTAATGGTAATTTGGATACCTGTATAACCATAAGGACCTATTTTTTGAAAGGTCAGGATTTATTCATACAAACAGGGGCTGGTATTGTTTACGACTCTATTCCTGAGAGGGAATATAAAGAATGCATAAACAAGGCAAAGGCTCTTTTTGAAGCTATAAAGATTGTGGGGGATATTTAA
- a CDS encoding anthranilate synthase component II — protein sequence MVLLIDNYDSFTYNLFQYVAEFCEVKVYRNDKITVEDIYKLKPQAIIISPGPSIPENAGISIPVVKEFKDKLPILGICLGHQAIASAFGTKIIRAPIPVHGKVSYIYYSQNPIFEGVENPFEATRYHSLVVDVESLNPSLKVIAWTQDKLIMGIQYEDKPVYGLQFHPESIFTTSGKRIIKNFLKLGGVISG from the coding sequence ATGGTGTTGTTAATAGATAATTATGATTCTTTTACTTACAATTTGTTTCAATATGTGGCTGAGTTTTGCGAAGTAAAAGTTTATAGAAATGATAAGATAACTGTTGAGGATATTTATAAACTAAAACCTCAAGCAATAATCATATCACCAGGCCCTTCTATACCTGAAAATGCTGGAATAAGTATTCCTGTAGTAAAAGAGTTTAAGGATAAATTACCTATACTTGGCATATGTCTTGGCCACCAGGCTATAGCTTCTGCTTTTGGTACTAAGATTATAAGGGCTCCAATTCCTGTTCATGGTAAAGTGTCCTATATCTATTATTCTCAGAATCCTATCTTTGAAGGTGTAGAGAATCCCTTTGAGGCTACAAGATATCATTCCCTTGTGGTAGATGTAGAATCCTTAAATCCTTCTCTAAAGGTTATAGCTTGGACTCAGGATAAACTTATCATGGGGATTCAATATGAAGATAAGCCAGTATATGGATTGCAGTTTCATCCTGAGTCCATATTTACAACTTCTGGAAAGAGAATAATAAAAAACTTTTTAAAATTAGGGGGTGTCATCAGTGGTTAA
- the trpD gene encoding anthranilate phosphoribosyltransferase — MVKEYLKKISEGKHLTFDEAKEIVLSIDREEITEAQLGAVLLGLRLKGENPEEIAGFVDVLHEKAKKIPNRTPAVDVCGTGGDKSNTFNISTAVAFTLASLGVRVAKHGNRAMSSKAGSIDVIEALGFKCSDNPEEIARDIDEKGIGIIFAPYFHPVVGKAVKVRRELGIGTIFNMAGPMLNPANLSGQILGVYSEKVMRNMAEASLILKKDNILFYHGKDDGIDEISLSGKTIFAYLKNGKIDYFDFSPEDIGIKRYQKEEFKGGDAQENAKILEDIFKGVAKESHIDIVAVNSAFALWVLGKVKSVKEGFDMVKEHIMKGKVYEFVETLRGRTA, encoded by the coding sequence GTGGTTAAGGAGTATCTTAAAAAGATATCTGAAGGTAAACACTTAACCTTCGATGAGGCAAAGGAGATAGTGCTTAGTATTGATAGAGAAGAGATAACTGAAGCACAACTTGGAGCTGTTCTTTTAGGATTGAGGTTAAAAGGAGAAAATCCAGAAGAAATAGCTGGTTTTGTAGATGTTTTACATGAAAAGGCAAAGAAAATACCTAATAGAACTCCAGCTGTGGATGTTTGTGGTACTGGAGGTGACAAGTCTAATACTTTCAATATCTCTACAGCTGTTGCTTTTACCCTTGCAAGCTTAGGGGTGAGGGTAGCAAAGCACGGTAATAGAGCCATGTCAAGCAAGGCAGGTAGTATTGATGTAATTGAGGCCTTAGGATTTAAGTGTAGTGATAATCCAGAAGAGATTGCAAGGGATATAGATGAAAAAGGTATAGGAATAATCTTTGCTCCTTATTTTCATCCTGTGGTGGGTAAAGCTGTGAAGGTAAGAAGAGAACTTGGTATTGGAACCATATTCAATATGGCAGGTCCTATGTTAAATCCTGCAAATTTGTCTGGTCAAATTCTTGGAGTATATTCTGAGAAGGTCATGCGTAATATGGCTGAAGCTTCTTTGATCTTGAAAAAAGACAATATACTCTTCTATCATGGTAAGGATGATGGAATAGATGAGATTTCTCTTTCGGGAAAGACGATTTTTGCTTATCTTAAAAATGGTAAGATAGATTATTTTGACTTTTCTCCAGAAGATATTGGAATAAAGAGATATCAAAAGGAGGAATTTAAGGGTGGAGATGCCCAAGAGAATGCAAAGATATTGGAAGATATTTTTAAAGGTGTGGCCAAGGAGTCTCATATTGATATTGTGGCAGTGAATAGTGCTTTTGCCCTTTGGGTTTTAGGAAAAGTAAAGAGTGTAAAAGAGGGTTTTGATATGGTAAAGGAACATATCATGAAAGGAAAGGTTTATGAATTTGTTGAGACGTTAAGGGGGAGGACGGCATGA
- a CDS encoding indole-3-glycerol phosphate synthase TrpC, which translates to MNILDKLVEEKRKVVFNKIYKIPTTFPEKEKDYFFKILNQNRFNIIGEVKPASPIKGKLLSLPISEMAKIYDDAKEISAISVLTAESFSASMNNLSLVRKITKKPILQKDFVIIPEQIYEGRILGADAVLLIARVLSEGDLKALYNLCLKLDVEPIIEVYDEKDLEKVLNLRPRIIMINNRDLTTFKVDINNTLKLLPYIPSDILVISASGIKDKEEVRILYESGVRAILVGESIVTSQNPKKKIEELFEVCGLKSVE; encoded by the coding sequence ATGAATATTCTTGATAAGCTCGTGGAGGAAAAGAGAAAGGTAGTTTTCAATAAGATATATAAAATACCAACCACCTTCCCTGAGAAGGAAAAGGATTATTTCTTTAAGATTTTAAATCAAAATAGGTTTAATATAATAGGAGAGGTGAAACCTGCCTCTCCTATAAAAGGTAAGCTTCTATCTCTTCCCATATCCGAAATGGCCAAGATATATGATGATGCTAAAGAGATATCTGCCATATCTGTCCTTACTGCTGAGTCCTTTTCTGCAAGTATGAATAATCTTTCTTTGGTGAGGAAAATAACAAAAAAACCTATATTACAGAAGGATTTTGTCATAATACCTGAGCAAATCTATGAAGGAAGAATTTTAGGAGCTGATGCAGTTTTGCTTATAGCAAGAGTACTTTCCGAAGGTGATCTCAAAGCCTTGTATAATCTTTGTTTAAAACTCGATGTTGAGCCTATAATAGAAGTTTATGATGAAAAAGATTTAGAAAAAGTGCTTAATTTGAGACCAAGAATTATTATGATAAATAATCGTGATCTCACAACCTTTAAAGTAGACATAAATAATACCTTAAAATTGTTGCCTTACATACCTTCTGATATTTTGGTGATAAGCGCAAGTGGTATAAAAGATAAGGAAGAGGTAAGAATTCTTTATGAAAGTGGAGTGAGAGCTATTCTTGTTGGAGAAAGTATTGTGACTTCTCAGAATCCTAAGAAAAAGATAGAGGAGCTTTTTGAAGTATGTGGGTTAAAATCTGTGGAATAA
- a CDS encoding phosphoribosylanthranilate isomerase — translation MWVKICGITDIISALHCEMEKVDAIGLVFVPWSPRFISRDKLTRMAPHLKRLNIMRIGVFADNSEEEIRSILEILPLDGIQFHGNEDVSFLKKFSKYFLIRALNVDESDNLEAQIKKFSKIAYILLDKSKSSNISFDEFIEKAGKYIDNKTIIAGGINESNVEKVLELKPFGLDLSSGVEIEKGKKDLVKISNFMRKVREYEKNRAEKSSR, via the coding sequence ATGTGGGTTAAAATCTGTGGAATAACTGACATAATTAGTGCTTTACATTGTGAAATGGAAAAGGTAGATGCCATAGGTTTAGTTTTTGTTCCGTGGTCACCAAGATTTATATCTCGGGATAAACTAACAAGGATGGCTCCTCATTTGAAAAGACTTAACATAATGAGAATAGGGGTATTTGCTGACAATTCAGAGGAAGAAATCAGAAGTATTTTGGAGATTCTTCCTCTTGATGGGATTCAATTTCATGGCAATGAAGACGTTTCTTTTTTAAAAAAATTCAGCAAGTATTTTTTGATTCGAGCTTTAAATGTAGATGAGAGTGATAATCTTGAAGCTCAAATCAAAAAGTTCTCTAAAATAGCTTATATATTGTTGGATAAGAGTAAGAGTTCTAATATTAGTTTTGATGAGTTTATAGAAAAAGCAGGTAAGTATATAGATAATAAGACAATCATAGCAGGTGGTATAAATGAAAGTAATGTAGAAAAAGTTTTAGAACTTAAACCTTTTGGTTTGGATCTTTCCAGTGGGGTTGAGATAGAAAAAGGAAAAAAAGATCTTGTTAAAATTTCAAATTTTATGAGAAAGGTGAGAGAATATGAGAAAAATAGAGCTGAAAAATCTTCCCGATGA